GCCATGCCAGCTTCACAAGGGACAGTCCTATTCAGTCAATGTAACCTTCACCAGCAGTGAGTTCCTTTTCATGTGTAGTAACATCTTAAATAAACCAGAAACCTACAGCATGTTTATATTTCCCCTAGATGTTGAGAGTAAGACCAGTGCAGCTGTGGTGCACGGAATGGTTGCTGGCATCCCCGTCCCCTTCCCTATTCCTCAACCAGATGGTTGCAAGTCTGGAATCCAATGTCCTATTGAACCGCAAAAATTATACAGCTACATCAACCAGCTGCCCGTTAAGGCCGAGTATCCAGCAGTAAGTGTAAACCTCCCCATCTACCTCTAGTTCTATACAATGCTTTAATGTTGCATGCATTCACTTTCtcgtttttggtttgtttctcagaTAAAACTGGTTGTGGAATGGGAATTAAGAGACGACTCCAGCaaagatttattttgcattaagttCCCTGTTCAGATTGTGAACTGAGAAGGCCAACACTGAAGCCAAAAATGCTTACAAAGGGATACAATTAAGAACCGAGGCTTCTGGATGCCTATTGATCTCTTAGATCTAATATTAGTAGATGCAGATTTTATGATTTATTCTAATACTTTTTTTCTAGCCTTGacagatttgtcattttaatgtgtgGTCTTTAACTGTGCACACAGTGCCACTCAGAAATTGCCTAATCCTAGTTTGTTTCTAATGTTAAATTAATGATTCACCAGAACGAGACGCTGACAAACAACAGTGGTCAGTGCTGGTGATTAAATCAGTGTGGCTAGACTGTTCTGATGTGTCTAATCAAaggtttttttaaacaactgGTTGTGAactttttacagacatttttaaatcGCCATATTTAATAAAGACTGCATCTTAATATGCgattattttcttaaaacattGGCAAATGTGTTTGAATTAAATAAACTACTTTTTTATGGtaaactgatttttgtttttcttctgtttatggATTCCTGCAgggaatgtatgtgtgtatatatacatacatacatacatacacacagagctgttgaaacatttgggatcagtaagaattttaatgttgttgtttcgaAGATTCTTATGctttttaaggctgcatttatttgatcaaagatacagaaaaaacagtaatattgttaaatattattgtaaatcaaaatagattaaataactgttttcttttttaatatactgtaaaatataatttattcctgtgattcaaagctgaattttcagcattattgctccagtcttcagtgttatatcctgatttattatcaatgtttttttttatttttttgtgggtggGGACctgtggtactttttttttcaggattcttcgatgaataaaaaagttccaaagaacagcatttttccaaaatagaaatcttttcccTTAATTTACGCTGCAGTTTAAAAATTTGGGgaaatttttttcattctttttttgaagaaatgaaTACTTCTGATAGTAAAGATGTGTATTGTTAGAAAATAAGCAAACTCTCCAATACTTCTTGCTTCAGTCTCAGTTCTGTTTTCTCAGGCAGCAACTTTATTCATTTTGAGAGGTCCCCGTCATGTGTTTGAGGGCTGGTGGTTACTAGAGCAGACGTTTTTCAATATGCAACACATGAATTTATTATGATAAAGCAGAATTTGCGggtgtttttcatgtttattactgAACATTAGCATTATTTTGGTTCATATAGTCTTTGACTCATTGCACAATTATCTTACTGTAAACTAGCTATAAGAACACACCACTGTCTTTACATCAATTCTAAAGCTTGTGCAAAATAAGATTACTGGCTACAAAACTGAATCATCAAACCAAAGCAGCATTTGAATGTGtgctttttattacaattaaacaaaagcAAGCAACATTCCTTCAGGTACAGAAGTTATTTGTGCCATGTACATCATctaaacactttttcgtcttgGTTATCTCAGCAAACATTCTGTAAATTATTAGCAGGTTTGTCTGGGACAGATACAGAGAGTATTGGGTTTTCTCAGGTATTTGCTAAAACCAGATGATTAATTCTGTCCATTGGCCTTATTATCACAAAACAGCATAGCATTATCACCTGCCTTATCCCAAACCAGCTGAAAACACACATCAATGTCACAGGCATGCTAAAGAGGTCCAAAAAACACCCAACATGAGGTAGAAAGCCATCATACAACAACTTCCTGTATTAATGCATTTCTTTAAACGAACCTCTTCCTTCTGCTCCAAACCGAACTTAAATGAAACGTAACTTTATAGCATAGTTTTACACACTTGTTTTCAAACAAAGTCAGCAAATGGCTGCTTGATCTCATTTAGTGCAATTCTGTGCAATATTCAGCATTTCGTTTTGACCAGTAAATCAAGGGTTCTGCGTAACAaaatctttcaataaaaaaaataattatttaaaaccatattttaaaaacaccaatATTGGACAATATTACATGAGATGTCTCTTTACAGCAAAAAGTCGAACATGCTGCTGTTATGTAACGTAATTGTGGGGGAAAAGATTCTGCTCAACTCTTTtgcaaataaaaagtataaagctTCTGTTTCAGTGCTAAAATGCACCATCTTTGAAACAGGTTTAAGAAagtccattttcttaaaaaaaataaaattaaattttttttggaagtgGATATCACCACGTTTTTTGGCTTTTCAATCCTTACTGctaattttgacatgtttttACATTCTCAAAGGGGTCT
The sequence above is drawn from the Cyprinus carpio isolate SPL01 chromosome A17, ASM1834038v1, whole genome shotgun sequence genome and encodes:
- the LOC109108262 gene encoding NPC intracellular cholesterol transporter 2-like, coding for FWFTNAEQVKFVDCGSVQGKVAEVDIQPCPSQPCQLHKGQSYSVNVTFTSNVESKTSAAVVHGMVAGIPVPFPIPQPDGCKSGIQCPIEPQKLYSYINQLPVKAEYPAIKLVVEWELRDDSSKDLFCIKFPVQIVN